A region of the Candidatus Zixiibacteriota bacterium genome:
ACTTTGTGATGACGCCTGCGGGACAACGATCATCAGCGCCATTATCAGCAGGCTTGCCTTGATTGCTATTCTCTTAAACATGACTGTCACCTTCCTTTCCTGATCCATCCGGCCGATATTTACAGCGTCCCTGACGCTGCATCCGTATTCGCGGGTCGGGCCGGAGTCAGTTCCGGGTTATTTTGATCTGTCTGATAGGCGTATTCAAATGTCACCGTTCCGGCAACTTCATCAAAAGCCGTTACACGCAGTTTGGCATAATGCAGGTCATCGGTGCGCACAACGTACGTATGACCACCGATTACCTGCGCCCAGCCGAGCATGGACCAACCGGTTTGCGGCGCCCAGCCGATCTCATAAAACACACTGGTGTAACCCATGTCCTGAATTTCAGTATCAAGATTGTCAACATCGCCGGCGTTGACGTACAACTGACCGTTGACATCGCTGTCGATGAAAACATCCGCCAGACTCGAAGTGCGAGCTACCACCGATCCGGTCGCGAAATTAAATCCCGCCGCATCGGCATTGACTGCCATATCATAAAGCGTCACTTCGCCTTCCGGTCGAGGCGTATCAAAGACATCTTCCGCCGACAACTCCGAGGACTGACCGGCGGCATCGACCGCCGTAACGGCATAGAAGTAAGTATTACCGTTCACCGCAGTGTAATCGATATATTGATAGTAAATCAAATCGAGATTGGGATTGTCGTCGGCATCGACACTACCGATTGCCTGGTAGTTAGTCAGTTGATCGAACGAACGCCAGATCACGTACTCTCTGATATCACGGTCGTACGGTCCCGCCCAGTAGATATAAACGGCATTATCACCGGTAATCGAATAGACACCCTGGGGTGTCGGCGGTGCCGGATCGTAAACGGTATCTTCATCATCACCACAGCCGACCAGAACAACCACCAGCAAGATCGCAGATAATAACATCAAAATACGTGACATTTCTTGAACTCCTTAATTGCATTCTTTCTGCCTGATGTAATACAAGAATCATGCCAATTCACGTATGTCTATGCCGTTCTTAACGATAGCGCAATAAGGCAAGCATCATTAAAACAATCCGCGCACAGATATTGTGCAGACCACCCATCCCCATGCACTGTTTATGTAGTTAACCTTTAGTAAGGTTGTATTCTTTAATTTTAGCCCGTAGAGTATTTCTATGAATGCCCAGTTTCTCGGAGGAAGCCCCGAGATTCCAGTCCATGCGATCCAGACATGTTTTGATATGATTCTTTTCAATTTCAGAGAGAGGCAGAATCTCGCCGGTCAATTCACTTGCCGATGAACGAGGCTGTAAACCGATTAAATCCTCCGCAGTGATTT
Encoded here:
- a CDS encoding HmuY family protein codes for the protein MSRILMLLSAILLVVVLVGCGDDEDTVYDPAPPTPQGVYSITGDNAVYIYWAGPYDRDIREYVIWRSFDQLTNYQAIGSVDADDNPNLDLIYYQYIDYTAVNGNTYFYAVTAVDAAGQSSELSAEDVFDTPRPEGEVTLYDMAVNADAAGFNFATGSVVARTSSLADVFIDSDVNGQLYVNAGDVDNLDTEIQDMGYTSVFYEIGWAPQTGWSMLGWAQVIGGHTYVVRTDDLHYAKLRVTAFDEVAGTVTFEYAYQTDQNNPELTPARPANTDAASGTL